TTGCTTTGGCTAAAGTAGCCCTCGTAGTCAATGCAAACGTTTCTGGCATTGCAATCCTGCGAGTTACAGCAGGCGACATGTCCCGGACCAGCAGCCGATGATGTGAAGAAAACACATGTTGCCGAAACGCCACAAGTATATCCCgcgccagcaaggccagagaTGTAACCGCAAGTGGCATCAGGGGCAATATAGACAACCGTGGggctggatgttgatgatgagccagCTCGGCGCTGAAGAGCCTGGTGGAAGGGGAAGTTGATAGCATCAGTCGGCTTGGGagtgaagccatcaaaggcATAATCGGAAGCAGCAGTTGCTCTAGGAAGCTTGTTCAAGTTGCGAGCATCGGCAGCGGCCAACAGAGCCGCGAAGGCGGCATATACACTTGTTGCCTTGTTCATCATGGCTAGACTAGGCTTCAACGCGATGCTGTTTTTCGACAGGAGGATTGACAATGCCGTGTCTCAAAACTTGGCTTCACCGAGTActgaggacaagaaggagcagagcagaggaaAGGGGGGACGGTCTGGTTTGGGGGCACACCCAAATGGTTTTATTGCACCAGTGATAGCACAAAGGGGCCAAGGCACAGAAAGCACAAAATATGCCCGAGCTACTGAGGTATAGTCCCCGTCCGGTTTGATGAATTGTAGCTGCCCAGCCGCTTTGCTGGTACTTGCATTGGTACAACTGCATCCTCCGCTCCATTCAGCCTCAAGTTAGCTCGCCTACTAGTCGAAAGACTGGTTGTAGGAGGACATGGGTGTTGTGTGTAAAGGTGCCATCACCGCAAGACGTCGTGTCGTCGGATTGGTGGCTTGCAGAAGCTGAATGAGAGTAGCACGCTAATAGCAAATAGATCCTAGATCCATGAGACCACCCGGCCATTGTGCGCCAGGCAAAACGACAGGGGGTCCGGAAGGGCGTCAGGTCCATGCAGGATAGTGACAAAACATGATTGCCGCCCAGCCAGAACCAGAGCATCTCGTTTGTGCTGTTGATCACAACACTCGTCTACGAAGTTGTGTTGGTCCCCTGGGCGTCACAACTTAAATCAGAGCTTGACATCCCGTAGCCTAAGCCACAAGATCTGAAGCCATTGCTGGATAGTTTGCCACAagcgcagccgcagccgcaaagTGGTGGGCGAGGAACCAATATCGCAATGATAGCCATGGCATCAACAGGCCCCCGCTTGAACAACGCAGGACCATGCCGCTGCGCACAGAGTCGCCTCGCTTCATCCGCGAGGCCCGGCACCGGAATCTTTCGTGAGCCGCTTGTCCATCATTTACAAATTAAGCACGGACTTTGATGCCTAACCGCGTCTCCCACGCATCAGGGCATTCGTCTTCCATTCCCCCTCAAGCGCGGAAAGCTCCAAACCGCGGAACCAGAGCTCCTATCGACGCCGAGTCTAAATCGGGAACAAGCTTTTATAGTTGTCGAATAAGACGGAGGAACAATTGTGGAAATGAGAGGGGCCGGTACAACTGTTAATGGCAACACATGCGCGATCAGCAGCACAGCCTGTCCAACAAGCAACTTTTAGCTGCCCACCCACTAGCCACGGCCGGGTTAAgctgcccatgcccataATAGCGTGGAATTGATGCCCTGTCAGAATCTGCCGCAGCGCCATCGCACCCATCGCACCATCGCGTGGTGGTCGAAGCGTCTCGGGTTCTGTGTCGATTTCCAGAGCTAGCTCTGTGAGACATTTTGAGGAGGCTTGCCGTCGATGTCAGAAATACAGTAATTTCGGTGGATTTGATGCTTGATTTTTCCGGCTGATTCCAGTGTCTTCACCTCAATCATCAGGTGCCAAGTCTTGCCTCGCTCTCATTCGAGTATGCCGCCCAGCCGAGCTATCGCAAGGGCGCAGTAgtcttgttttgtttttggcttttcttctcagcgatcttttttctttttttaccgCCATCTGTAGCTCACAAATCAGTCACGAGCTAGCGAGACCCTTGCTTCAACTGTTAAGCCGCCTCATTTTTAGACTGCTAGACCCTTACAGGCTCACCGGTAGCTCGAGGATCCGAGACTTGAGAGAAATGGATGTGAGGCTGAATCGACGAATTGTTGCAAAGCGGAACCCGGACAGGGATCGGGCTTGCACTAGGCGCGAAAATAGGCGAAAATAGGTTGGGGTAAAAAAGCTGAGTTACTCCGTTTGACCTTCGCGGATGCAGGACGCAAGAGAAGTTGTGCGAGATCCGAGTCAGAACTTTGCGCTTGTGCATACAGTTATGCGTGTGACTAAGCAGAATTCGACAGAGTGTAGGGTAGGCGTGAAGAAGCAACGCGGTGGTTTGCTTCACGCAGAAAACACCACGTTACCAGatcaagcagcaacaccTCAACCAGGGATCCATTGGTCTTGACAACTCACGTCAATATAAACACAAGAGTCACTAATCGAGATCGATCTGTGTTGAACAGCCTTACGCCCTTCTCGCTTGGGGTACAGCGGGAGCCCCCAACCCACAGAGCTGTAGCGGCCTCGTTAATCTATATACCCACGCACGAGGGCGGCATTAGCGCATCAAAACAAGGCTCTGGCCAGACACAAAACAAAGGGAAACTGTCTCAGGACGCCACATGCAAGACATGACATGGAATAGCGTAGCATGGCACAACGTTGTTGCAGTACTGGTGCCAAAATCCTCTGAGCTACGAGCCTCCGGTCCTATCATCTTACaccctctctcctccacccTGCATTTTGTTCGCCAAAGGGCGTGGTTCAGCTGGCCTTAAATCGTTGTGTTTTTGTGCTTTAAGTATATGTTGTGGACGCCTTTATTCAAATGACGGACCTCCTCCAcattcttccctcttttcccctttctgcttttgctgctcttATTCCGACTATCGAACGACACGCCCTCACAACTACCGATCTGCTCACAACACACCCGGCAGACTTAGCAAAGCGGACTCAACTACCAATAATTGACTTGAGGCGCTTTCTTGCTGCTATACAGGCCTCTTTATCGGACGACCTTGCTTCTAGCAGGCCGCTTGCGCcaccgccgtcttcgccgtcgccgtcctcAACTGAGGAGAAGCAACCGCAACAGCCTATATCAACCCCCTCCGATGAGTTCATTAGCACCCTAGACGATGGATTAGATGAAGCACTCGGAGGCGGAGTGCCCATCGGTCATATCACAGAGTTCACTGGCGAGAGTGGGGTGGGCAAAACACAGTTTCTCCTCTCATTATGTCTAGCCGTACAACTCCCCGCTCCTCGTGGACTGGGCAAGCAAGCTCTCTACATCTCGACGGAATCTGGACTCGCAACTAGGCGTCTGGCCCAGATGCTCGAAGGGAATACGATTCTGCAAGAAGCCAGCGAAGCAGGAACTCCGGCGTCTCTAGATAGCATCCACAGCGCCGTCACTCCTGACCTTGAGTCTCAGGACCACATCTTGGAATATCAGGTACCCGTGCTGCTATCCAGACATGATATAGGCCTCATGATTATCGATTCTGTGGCTGCCAACTATCGTGCCGAATTCGAACGCCAGGGCTCCCATGGCTCTAACATGGCCACTCGCAGCGCTGAGCTCATCCGATTAGGTGCTCTACTTCGCGATCTTGCTCGAAGACACAACATTGCCATTGTTGTAGCAAATCAAGTCGCCGACCGCTTCGCATCCTCCACCACGCCCTCCGTCCCACGCCCGCTTGCCATGAGAAGCGGCATGTCGCCGTCTCACCTCGAGAGCCCCCTCGCCTCGCGAAGCATGCCCCCTCCATCAATCATACCGAACCTCTCCAGCACGCCCTCATCCTCCATGCCGTTCTCCTTCTCATTCCCAGACGACGAACAGCCTGCATCGCCCGCCCTTGCGCTAGATCACCAGCAACGCTGGTTCACCGGCTGGGGCGACGACCCccgcagctccagctctctgAAAACCCCGAGTTTGGGGCTCGTCTGGTCTACGCAGATATCTTGTCGCGTAGCCCTCTACAAGCGACCTGTGTATGGCCGCCCAACGAGGATAGCCGCTCCTATTTCTGCGGATGACGATGTGGATGTGGGATCACCGACGCTCAAGACTTGGAAGAGGTGGATGAAGGTGGTGTTTGCGCCGCATGTGGCTGCTTCGGGGCAGGGCATTGAGAATGCGACGGAATACGAAGTAACAATGACGGGGTTGAAATCTGTAAAGAAGGATAAAACAAAACCAGCTGTGGTGATATAGCACTGTCCTACTAGGGGAATGAtttgaaagaggaaaagaaggggaaatgCCACTCTGAATCACAAGCAGGCCGTTTACAAATAGAGGAATTCTTCGGTTGGTTTTATTGCGTACATATACAGTCTGCTTATATCATTTATACATCATACTCTATCTGAAAGAGTACGAAAGTTCTTTTTATGTATCTAACTAGCTAGGATGAGGGAACTCgtcctccagctgcagccgTACTCCGACATTCATGCTGATCAATTCCTGTaccagcagcttggcagcatacggcatctgcatcttcgtcACCTCTCTTGTGCTCTTACACGTGCCACAGTATCCCCGGTATCCAAAAAGACCGCACTGCTGGCAAATGTCAATCATGACTCCATCGGAACTCAGCATGAGTCGTTCCaagagaagctgagaagcgCCATAGGCAATCAGACAATCACGTTCCATCTCTCCCAGACGTAGACCACCATCTCGCGATCGACCTTCTGTAGGTTGTCGAGTCAAGATGGCTCTAGGACCACGGGCACGAGAGTGCATCTTATCCTGCACCATGTGCTTCAGACGCTGGTAATAGATTGGGCCGTTGAAAATGTACGCCTCGAGTGGCTCTCCGGTGATACCAGATGTGAAGTAGTCCTTGCCTTCCCATGAGAAGCCGTGATCAACCAAGACCTCGCTTACTTGCTCAACGGGGTGAGACCGGAAAGCGTCGCCAAACCCATACTCTTTGCGGCCGTGAACAATGGATGCTTTGCCAGTCAAGCATTCAAGCAGCTTGCCGACTGTCATTCGAGAGGGGAAACCGTGCGGGTTCATGATAATATCAGGACACAAACCGCTATCGGCGAATGGCATGTCTTCTTGGTCGACAATGATGCCCACGACACCCTTTTGTCCGTGACGAGAAGAGAACTTGTCACCAAGTTCTGGTCTACGGGTTTGTCTCGTCTGAACCTTGATGACTGTCGTATCCTTTTCTGTCTGCGAGATCATGACCTTGTCGATGTAAGCCGGATCAGCGATACGGTATGAAACTGCGGTGTCGCGGTACTCGCTGGGTCCACGGTCAAGACCAATACCCGTTGTTGTCATATCGAGAGGTGTCTCCTTCTTGACCATTGCCTCTCCTGAGTGAATTCTCTGACCAACAATGGCTagaccatcatcatccaacgCTTCGTGTTTCTTGATTCGTCGCATGACGCCGTTGTCTATTTCATTGAGCGGGTCGCCTATTCGCTCTCTCCTTCCGTTCGGATATTTCTGAAGCTCAGTCGTATATTTACGGAAAACCTGACAACGCCCAAATCCTCGGTCAATCGATGCCTTGTTCAAGACCAGAGCGTCTTCAATATCATATCCAGAGTATGACATGACAACGACGGTGGCGTTTTGGCCAGCAGGGAGTTTGTCATAGTGGATAAGCTGAATAGTCTTTGTGATGACCATGGGCCGTTGAGGGTAGACTAGTGTGTATAGGAGAGTATCGATTCGGTTAAACTGGTTGTGTGCAATGGCGCCAATGGCTTGTTTACCCATGGCACATTGGTAGGTGTTTCGAGGCGACTGGTTGTGGTGCGGGAAGGGGATCAGGCCTGCAACAGCGCCGAGAATTGTGAATGGCTCAATCTCCAGATGGGTTGTGCTCATTGTTACTTGATCTTCATAGATGGTAATGAGAGCATCGTTTTCCTCATTGACATCCAGGTATTCTACGATACCCTTTGTCAGGAAGTCGTCAAAGGTGACTTTGCCcatctggagaagacgaagatgttctggcttgagcttctgcttgccgTTCTTGACAATGATGTACGGCCGGCAAATACGGCCTTCATCGGTGGCTATGTGAATTGCATTGAAGTGTGAGTTGGTGTGGATGCCGACAAAAGGCGAGATCCAGCCGCGGCGACGCATCGTGCGGAATCTATGCGTGAATCTCTTAGGGTACCTGGTAAGTGCAAATGGTGTACCGTTGACGTGAATGATGTAGGAACCTTCGCGGTGCATCTCAGCACCTGAAAAATTTCTAATCGGCTCAACGCCAACATCGAGGGTGAAAATCCACCGCATCACAGGTGCCTCATCCACGTTTGTTGTGATATGCGTCATTAAAGCAAGGTTCTTGACCAGACCGCACGCCTCACCTTCAGGCGTATCGGAGGGGCAAAGCATACCCCATTGTgaaggctgaagagctcgaggccCACTCACTTTTCGAGTCTTCTCAAACTGACTACTAATTCTTGTCATCATACCGAGAGCACTGATGTAACTGAGTCGACTGAGAACGTGAGTGACGCCGGCTCTGTTCATGTTGAATCGCTTGACGCTCCAGTTTCCTGACTGAATAGCCCGATTGATACCCAAGCCAATGCTATTGGCATGATTGCTAATCATGTGAACAGCGTCCAAGGGCACAGCTCGATTATTCTTTTTAAGAAACTTGTCGATTGACATCTTCACTTCTCCCATAAATCTCTTGAAAAGATCCTCAAAGAGGAGTGAGAGCAGCTGACCAGCCAGCTCAAGACGCTTGTTTCCAACGAAATCTCGATCATCGACCAACTTGGGATCCTGGGAGGCCATGAGAACTCGTCGTGTCATCATAGCCACATATATGGCCTTGGGGTAGAAATCGAGACCATCGATGGGGACATGCGCAATGATAAGATTGGCTAGAGCATCTAGTCCTTCTTCGACATTGTTGCGGCGAGCCTGAGCTCCAAATTGGCCCTTCCTCGAGCCCATTTTGACGCGTGACCCTATGTATTCCAGGGCCTGGTGCTGCGTAAAGATAccggccttggcagcttcgtCAAAATTGACGAGGAATTCATCCTGATATCGGCCATCCGAACCCGCCACAAGCTGCATAATCTCGTAGTCCGAAAGACCTCCTAGAGCTTTCAgaat
The sequence above is drawn from the Trichoderma breve strain T069 chromosome 5, whole genome shotgun sequence genome and encodes:
- a CDS encoding RNA polymerase rpb2, domain 6 domain-containing protein, with product MPLIDDGFEALLEPFYNGKKLTDPISTKEDKFQLLPAFLKVKGLVKQHIDSYNFFVETEIKEIVRANRTIRSDVDSNFWLDFTDIRVDQPRRLDYTDSKSRTEVTPMECRLRDMTYAAPIFVDIAYIRDKQKIVRKNVPLGRMPVMLKSCKCRLSGANNSQMEQMNECPLDPGGYFIVNGTEKVILIQEQLSKNRVIVEADEKNGVISASVTSSTHERKSKTYVTLKKDKITLTHNILVEGIPIVIILKALGGLSDYEIMQLVAGSDGRYQDEFLVNFDEAAKAGIFTQHQALEYIGSRVKMGSRKGQFGAQARRNNVEEGLDALANLIIAHVPIDGLDFYPKAIYVAMMTRRVLMASQDPKLVDDRDFVGNKRLELAGQLLSLLFEDLFKRFMGEVKMSIDKFLKKNNRAVPLDAVHMISNHANSIGLGINRAIQSGNWSVKRFNMNRAGVTHVLSRLSYISALGMMTRISSQFEKTRKVSGPRALQPSQWGMLCPSDTPEGEACGLVKNLALMTHITTNVDEAPVMRWIFTLDVGVEPIRNFSGAEMHREGSYIIHVNGTPFALTRYPKRFTHRFRTMRRRGWISPFVGIHTNSHFNAIHIATDEGRICRPYIIVKNGKQKLKPEHLRLLQMGKVTFDDFLTKGIVEYLDVNEENDALITIYEDQVTMSTTHLEIEPFTILGAVAGLIPFPHHNQSPRNTYQCAMGKQAIGAIAHNQFNRIDTLLYTLVYPQRPMVITKTIQLIHYDKLPAGQNATVVVMSYSGYDIEDALVLNKASIDRGFGRCQVFRKYTTELQKYPNGRRERIGDPLNEIDNGVMRRIKKHEALDDDGLAIVGQRIHSGEAMVKKETPLDMTTTGIGLDRGPSEYRDTAVSYRIADPAYIDKVMISQTEKDTTVIKVQTRQTRRPELGDKFSSRHGQKGVVGIIVDQEDMPFADSGLCPDIIMNPHGFPSRMTVGKLLECLTGKASIVHGRKEYGFGDAFRSHPVEQVSEVLVDHGFSWEGKDYFTSGITGEPLEAYIFNGPIYYQRLKHMVQDKMHSRARGPRAILTRQPTEGRSRDGGLRLGEMERDCLIAYGASQLLLERLMLSSDGVMIDICQQCGLFGYRGYCGTCKSTREVTKMQMPYAAKLLVQELISMNVGVRLQLEDEFPHPS
- a CDS encoding rad51 domain-containing protein yields the protein MTDLLHILPSFPLSAFAALIPTIERHALTTTDLLTTHPADLAKRTQLPIIDLRRFLAAIQASLSDDLASSRPLAPPPSSPSPSSTEEKQPQQPISTPSDEFISTLDDGLDEALGGGVPIGHITEFTGESGVGKTQFLLSLCLAVQLPAPRGLGKQALYISTESGLATRRLAQMLEGNTILQEASEAGTPASLDSIHSAVTPDLESQDHILEYQVPVLLSRHDIGLMIIDSVAANYRAEFERQGSHGSNMATRSAELIRLGALLRDLARRHNIAIVVANQVADRFASSTTPSVPRPLAMRSGMSPSHLESPLASRSMPPPSIIPNLSSTPSSSMPFSFSFPDDEQPASPALALDHQQRWFTGWGDDPRSSSSLKTPSLGLVWSTQISCRVALYKRPVYGRPTRIAAPISADDDVDVGSPTLKTWKRWMKVVFAPHVAASGQGIENATEYEVTMTGLKSVKKDKTKPAVVI